A genome region from Ralstonia solanacearum K60 includes the following:
- a CDS encoding virulence factor — protein sequence MATWPRRLGLALGILVLSAGLMLAWMVDDAQTPPRFYSDEELMKRLVIMPALLAGIVFLFGTALMQRSAQAATPKAEAATATAEPAKPFMAQVVGLEWLNPLQRRDYPTEWQLLWTLGLVQPNKKDDMVRTDPKSFTTLQLVADVAFGNWGKETIRGYYRKYVDELLVLLRQRYLMNSSYFYTVASEDRKEWRELAGIRVELAVPANRLDPVETQTYLSKEMVSFFEIGNRSAPDLWSRDTPPDVRVTQGGANVGFTSLNAALDYLQAHPQESVWVMNWDAPDFPSKEAKINENLAVLFLAGPELKTERDPLAWIGRAATGNVNDYERKAGTTRVIQAWKATIEAAAKNAGRSTEDIQYTIHDAGKGSDTASDRLAGLSRTLTETMLEFDYQKQTFNTAGLLGDMGAGSALTNVALAIARANHLGGSVLVAGTTDPEHPAAVVVAPPAKLTPIDPDKDWFRARGENNAYLPWWGHRHGEKYGTVQGYSW from the coding sequence ATGGCAACGTGGCCGCGCCGGCTGGGTCTGGCGCTGGGTATTCTGGTGTTATCGGCGGGGTTGATGCTGGCGTGGATGGTGGATGACGCGCAGACGCCGCCGCGCTTTTACAGTGACGAGGAATTGATGAAGCGATTGGTAATCATGCCGGCTCTGCTGGCCGGTATCGTGTTCTTGTTCGGCACAGCGTTGATGCAACGGTCGGCGCAAGCGGCCACCCCCAAGGCGGAAGCCGCGACCGCCACAGCGGAACCGGCCAAGCCTTTCATGGCGCAGGTGGTGGGCCTCGAATGGCTGAACCCGCTGCAACGTCGGGACTACCCGACCGAGTGGCAACTGTTGTGGACACTGGGCCTTGTTCAGCCCAACAAGAAAGACGACATGGTGCGTACGGACCCCAAGAGCTTTACAACTCTGCAACTTGTCGCTGATGTTGCCTTTGGCAACTGGGGAAAGGAAACCATCCGAGGCTACTACCGAAAATACGTTGACGAGTTGCTAGTGCTGCTCCGTCAGCGTTACCTGATGAACTCGAGCTATTTCTACACGGTGGCCTCTGAGGACCGCAAAGAGTGGCGGGAACTGGCGGGTATCCGTGTGGAACTGGCGGTACCGGCGAACCGGCTCGATCCAGTCGAGACGCAGACCTATCTAAGCAAAGAGATGGTCAGCTTCTTCGAGATCGGCAACCGTTCCGCTCCCGACCTGTGGAGCCGCGATACGCCCCCCGACGTGCGCGTGACCCAGGGCGGCGCCAACGTCGGCTTCACCTCGCTCAATGCCGCGCTCGACTACCTGCAAGCCCACCCGCAGGAAAGCGTCTGGGTGATGAACTGGGACGCGCCCGACTTCCCGTCCAAGGAAGCGAAGATCAACGAAAACCTCGCCGTGCTCTTCCTGGCCGGCCCGGAACTGAAAACCGAGCGCGACCCGCTGGCCTGGATCGGCCGCGCCGCCACCGGCAACGTCAACGACTACGAGCGCAAGGCCGGCACGACCCGCGTGATCCAGGCGTGGAAGGCCACCATCGAGGCCGCAGCAAAGAATGCCGGCCGCAGCACTGAGGACATCCAGTACACCATCCACGACGCGGGCAAGGGATCGGACACCGCATCGGATCGCCTCGCGGGCCTGAGCCGCACGCTCACGGAAACGATGCTGGAGTTCGACTACCAGAAGCAGACTTTCAACACAGCGGGCCTGCTGGGCGACATGGGCGCGGGCTCGGCGTTGACCAACGTAGCGCTGGCGATTGCCCGCGCCAACCACCTGGGCGGCAGCGTGCTGGTGGCCGGCACGACCGATCCGGAGCATCCCGCCGCCGTGGTGGTGGCCCCGCCGGCCAAGCTCACGCCCATCGACCCCGACAAGGACTGGTTCCGCGCCCGCGGCGAGAACAATGCCTATCTGCCATGGTGGGGCCATCGCCATGGCGAGAAGTACGGCACTGTGCAGGGCTATTCCTGGTGA
- a CDS encoding L-serine ammonia-lyase: MAVSVFDLFKIGIGPSSSHTVGPMRAALMFASGLEADGLMPQVAGVRVELYGSLGATGKGHGTDRGVILGLMGEAPDTIDPDTIDAKLAALRQSQSLSLLGRHAVRFTEKEHIAFYRREAMAEHPNGMKFHAFDAAGERLREARYLSVGGGFVVTAGAPNTQVLSAHGQLPHPFRSGRELLAMCGATGKSIARLMLENELTWRSEAEVRAGLLNIWHVMQACVARGCRTEGELPGPFHVRRRAAELYTRLTGQAERTLSDPLSVIDWVNLYAIAVNEENAAGGRVVTAPTNGAAGIIPAVLHYYDRFVPGANDNGVVDFLLTAGAIGMLYKMNASISGAEVGCQGEVGVACSMAAGALAAVLGGTPAQVENAAEIGMEHNLGLTCDPVGGLVQIPCIERNAMASVKAVNAARMALRGDGTHYVSLDSVIKTMRETGADMKTKYKETARGGLAVNIVEC, translated from the coding sequence ATGGCTGTTTCTGTTTTCGACCTCTTCAAGATCGGCATCGGCCCGTCCAGTTCGCACACGGTCGGCCCGATGCGCGCCGCGCTGATGTTCGCCTCCGGCCTGGAGGCCGACGGGCTGATGCCGCAAGTCGCCGGCGTGCGCGTCGAGCTGTACGGCTCGCTCGGCGCCACCGGCAAGGGCCACGGCACCGACCGCGGCGTCATCCTCGGCCTGATGGGCGAGGCGCCCGACACCATCGACCCCGATACCATCGACGCCAAGCTGGCCGCGCTGCGCCAATCGCAATCGCTGTCGCTGCTGGGCCGGCATGCGGTGCGCTTCACCGAGAAGGAGCACATTGCCTTCTACCGGCGCGAAGCCATGGCCGAGCATCCCAACGGCATGAAGTTCCACGCCTTCGACGCGGCCGGCGAGCGGCTGCGCGAGGCGCGCTACCTGTCGGTGGGCGGCGGCTTCGTCGTCACGGCGGGGGCGCCCAACACGCAGGTCCTGAGCGCGCACGGCCAGTTGCCCCACCCATTCCGCAGCGGCCGCGAGCTGCTGGCGATGTGCGGGGCGACGGGCAAGTCCATCGCCCGGCTGATGCTCGAGAACGAGTTGACCTGGCGCAGCGAAGCCGAGGTGCGCGCGGGCCTGCTCAACATCTGGCACGTGATGCAGGCCTGCGTGGCGCGCGGCTGCCGCACCGAGGGCGAACTGCCCGGCCCGTTCCACGTGCGCCGCCGCGCCGCCGAGCTGTACACGCGGCTGACCGGCCAAGCCGAGCGCACGCTGTCCGATCCGCTGTCCGTCATCGACTGGGTCAACTTGTACGCCATCGCCGTCAACGAAGAGAACGCCGCCGGCGGGCGCGTGGTCACGGCGCCGACCAACGGCGCGGCCGGCATCATCCCCGCCGTGCTGCACTACTACGACCGCTTCGTGCCCGGCGCCAACGACAACGGCGTGGTCGATTTCCTGCTGACCGCCGGCGCGATCGGCATGCTGTACAAGATGAACGCCTCCATCTCCGGCGCCGAGGTCGGCTGCCAGGGCGAAGTGGGCGTGGCGTGCTCGATGGCGGCGGGCGCACTGGCCGCCGTGCTGGGCGGCACGCCCGCGCAGGTCGAGAACGCCGCCGAGATCGGCATGGAACACAACCTCGGCCTGACCTGCGACCCGGTCGGCGGGCTGGTGCAGATTCCGTGCATCGAGCGCAATGCGATGGCCTCCGTGAAGGCCGTCAACGCGGCACGCATGGCGTTGCGCGGCGACGGCACGCACTACGTCTCGCTCGATTCCGTCATCAAGACGATGCGGGAGACGGGGGCCGACATGAAGACGAAATACAAGGAAACCGCCCGTGGCGGGCTGGCGGTGAATATCGTGGAGTGCTGA
- a CDS encoding acyltransferase: MAWLDAARVISIFAVVFLHISASVVTEADFGSSFWWHGNFYDSMVRWCVPVFVMISGALLLDESRVEDAVTFYKRRVGRLLLPLIFWTIAFLFWNAIKARFSGAEFGLVHAVKSVANGKPHYHMWFLFMIFGLYLFTPLIRTLVRNAGRRELWFFVIVMFSLSALDELLGIFFDGEDGFFLFWFLPYIPYFICGHLIASSKRNDGKFISLVVFVASVFVTAIGFYLLTGMKGPEKGIYFYGNLSVSVIPMSIALMWLLRSLSFSERVAEWLGAMSALTLGIYLIHPVFLESFRFFYFKAKDYYPLLSVPALTVLIFGGSLMFAFVLRKTPYLKRVI, encoded by the coding sequence ATGGCTTGGCTTGACGCTGCGAGAGTGATTTCCATATTTGCGGTTGTATTTCTTCACATCTCGGCATCCGTTGTTACCGAAGCTGACTTCGGTTCTTCATTTTGGTGGCATGGCAATTTTTATGACTCGATGGTGCGCTGGTGTGTTCCGGTTTTCGTGATGATCAGCGGCGCGTTGCTGCTGGATGAAAGCAGGGTGGAGGATGCCGTCACCTTCTACAAAAGGCGAGTCGGGAGACTATTGCTGCCCCTGATATTCTGGACGATCGCCTTCCTATTCTGGAATGCGATCAAGGCCAGATTCTCCGGCGCGGAATTCGGTCTGGTTCATGCCGTGAAGAGTGTGGCGAACGGAAAGCCGCACTATCACATGTGGTTCTTGTTCATGATATTCGGCCTGTATCTGTTTACACCGCTGATCCGGACGCTGGTCAGAAATGCCGGGAGGCGCGAACTATGGTTTTTCGTCATTGTCATGTTCTCTCTTTCCGCGCTGGATGAGCTGCTGGGGATTTTTTTTGATGGCGAAGACGGGTTCTTTCTGTTCTGGTTTCTTCCCTACATTCCATATTTCATCTGCGGCCACTTGATTGCCAGCAGCAAAAGGAATGACGGGAAGTTCATTTCTTTGGTGGTATTTGTCGCCTCTGTTTTTGTTACGGCAATAGGATTTTATCTTTTGACTGGAATGAAAGGGCCGGAGAAGGGGATTTATTTTTACGGCAACCTCAGCGTCTCCGTGATACCGATGTCGATTGCGTTGATGTGGCTGCTGAGGTCGCTTAGTTTCAGCGAGCGGGTTGCCGAGTGGCTTGGGGCAATGTCGGCCCTGACGCTTGGCATCTACCTGATCCATCCGGTTTTTCTGGAGTCTTTCAGATTTTTTTATTTCAAGGCCAAGGATTATTACCCTTTGCTCTCCGTTCCGGCGCTCACGGTGCTGATCTTTGGCGGCTCCCTGATGTTTGCTTTCGTGCTGCGGAAGACGCCTTACCTGAAGAGGGTGATCTAG
- the gcvP gene encoding aminomethyl-transferring glycine dehydrogenase, giving the protein MNAPHPASSALANTLAERPTLAALEARDAFAERHIGPSSDEQATMLATLGYASRAALIDAVIPPAIRRRDGMRLGEFTQPLTEEAALAKLRGIAGQNRVAKSLIGQGYYGTHTPGVILRNILENPAWYTAYTPYQPEISQGRLEAMLNFQQMVMDLTAMDIANASMLDEATAAAEAMTLLQRVGKHQSNVFFVADDVLPQTLEVVRTRAQPIGVDVVTGPAADAARHNAFGVLLQYPGANGALLGDLAAYKALTDAVHAAAGLVVVAADLLALTLLAAPGEWGADVVVGNTQRFGVPFGFGGPHAGYMAVRDAFKRSMPGRLVGVTVDAQGNPAYRLALQTREQHIRREKATSNICTAQVLLGVMASMYAVYHGPQGLKRIAQRVHRLTATLAAGLRAVGYTLEADAFFDTLTVATGPRTANLHIAAQAHGFNLRQIDDARLGISLDETVTRTDVVALWELFAHAAHAAAPDFDQVEAGVAEAYPASLVRQSAYLTHPVFNAHHSEHEMLRYLRSLADKDLALDRTMIPLGSCTMKLNATAEMLPVTWPEFANIHPFAPADQTVGYREMIDQLEQMLCAATGYAAVSLQPNAGSQGEYAGLLIIHAYHASRGEGHRDVCLIPSSAHGTNPASAQMAGMKVVVVACDERGNVDLADLEKKAAEHSANLAAIMITYPSTHGVFEEGVKRVCEIVHSHGGQVYVDGANMNAMVGTAAPGHFGGDVSHLNLHKTFCIPHGGGGPGVGPVAVGAHLAPFLPGRAASGEDASRNIGAVSAAPFGSASILPISWMYIAMMGAAGLTAATETAILSANYVAKRLSPYYPVLYTGAHDLVAHECILDIRPLQKESGISNEDIAKRLMDFGFHAPTMSFPVPGTLMIEPTESEPKVELDRFIDAMIAIRGEVDKVISGAFDREDNPLKHAPHTAQVVMADDWSHQYTREQAAYPVASLRARKYWPPVGRADNVYGDRNLFCACVPMSEYAQD; this is encoded by the coding sequence ATGAACGCTCCGCACCCCGCTTCCTCGGCCCTTGCCAACACCCTCGCCGAACGCCCCACGCTGGCCGCACTGGAGGCGCGCGACGCCTTCGCCGAACGCCACATCGGCCCGTCGTCCGACGAACAGGCCACGATGCTCGCCACGCTCGGCTATGCCAGCCGCGCCGCGCTGATCGACGCCGTGATCCCGCCCGCCATCCGCCGCCGGGACGGCATGCGGCTGGGCGAGTTCACCCAGCCGCTGACGGAAGAAGCGGCACTGGCCAAACTGCGCGGCATCGCCGGCCAGAACCGCGTGGCCAAGAGCCTGATCGGCCAGGGCTATTACGGCACCCACACGCCGGGCGTGATCCTGCGCAACATCCTCGAGAACCCGGCCTGGTACACCGCCTACACGCCCTACCAGCCCGAGATCTCGCAAGGCCGCCTGGAAGCGATGCTGAACTTCCAGCAGATGGTGATGGACCTGACGGCGATGGACATCGCCAACGCGTCGATGCTCGACGAGGCCACCGCCGCCGCCGAAGCGATGACGCTGCTGCAGCGCGTGGGCAAACACCAGTCCAATGTCTTTTTCGTGGCCGACGATGTACTGCCGCAGACGCTGGAAGTGGTGCGCACGCGCGCCCAGCCGATCGGCGTGGACGTGGTCACCGGCCCGGCTGCCGACGCCGCCAGGCACAACGCCTTCGGCGTGCTGCTGCAGTACCCCGGCGCCAACGGTGCGTTGCTGGGTGATCTGGCTGCCTACAAGGCCCTGACCGACGCCGTGCACGCCGCCGCCGGCCTGGTGGTGGTCGCGGCCGACCTGCTGGCGCTGACGCTGCTGGCCGCCCCGGGCGAATGGGGCGCCGACGTGGTGGTCGGCAACACACAGCGCTTCGGCGTGCCGTTCGGCTTCGGCGGCCCGCACGCCGGCTACATGGCCGTGCGCGATGCCTTCAAGCGCTCGATGCCGGGCCGCCTGGTGGGCGTGACGGTCGATGCGCAGGGCAACCCGGCCTACCGCCTCGCGCTGCAGACGCGCGAGCAGCACATCCGCCGCGAGAAGGCCACCTCCAACATCTGTACCGCGCAGGTGCTGCTGGGCGTGATGGCGTCGATGTACGCCGTCTACCACGGCCCGCAGGGCCTCAAGCGCATCGCCCAGCGCGTGCACCGCCTGACCGCCACGCTGGCCGCCGGCCTGCGCGCGGTCGGCTACACGCTCGAAGCCGATGCCTTCTTCGATACGCTGACTGTCGCCACCGGCCCGCGCACCGCCAACCTGCACATCGCCGCGCAAGCGCACGGGTTCAACCTGCGCCAGATCGACGACGCTCGCCTGGGCATCTCGCTGGACGAGACCGTCACGCGCACCGACGTGGTGGCGCTGTGGGAGCTTTTCGCGCACGCCGCGCACGCGGCCGCGCCGGATTTCGACCAGGTCGAAGCCGGCGTGGCCGAGGCCTATCCGGCCTCGCTGGTGCGCCAGAGCGCGTACCTGACGCACCCGGTCTTCAACGCGCATCACTCCGAGCACGAAATGCTGCGCTACCTGCGCAGCCTCGCCGACAAGGACCTGGCGCTGGACCGCACCATGATCCCGCTGGGCTCGTGCACGATGAAGCTCAACGCCACCGCCGAGATGCTGCCGGTGACGTGGCCCGAGTTTGCCAACATCCACCCGTTCGCGCCGGCCGACCAGACCGTGGGCTACCGCGAGATGATCGACCAGCTCGAGCAGATGCTGTGCGCCGCCACCGGCTACGCGGCCGTGAGCCTGCAGCCGAACGCCGGCTCGCAGGGTGAATATGCCGGCCTGCTGATCATCCACGCCTACCACGCCAGCCGCGGCGAGGGCCACCGCGATGTGTGCCTGATCCCGTCGTCGGCGCACGGCACCAACCCCGCCTCGGCGCAGATGGCCGGCATGAAGGTGGTGGTGGTCGCGTGCGACGAGCGCGGCAACGTGGACCTGGCCGACCTGGAGAAGAAGGCGGCCGAGCACAGTGCCAACCTGGCGGCCATCATGATCACCTACCCGTCCACGCACGGCGTGTTCGAGGAAGGCGTCAAGCGCGTCTGCGAGATCGTGCACAGCCATGGCGGCCAGGTGTACGTGGACGGCGCCAACATGAACGCCATGGTCGGCACCGCCGCGCCGGGCCATTTCGGCGGCGACGTGTCGCACCTGAACCTGCACAAGACCTTCTGCATTCCGCACGGCGGTGGCGGCCCGGGCGTGGGCCCGGTGGCGGTGGGCGCGCACCTCGCGCCGTTCCTGCCCGGCCGCGCGGCCTCGGGTGAAGATGCCAGCCGGAACATCGGCGCGGTGTCGGCCGCCCCGTTCGGCTCCGCCTCGATCCTGCCGATCTCGTGGATGTACATCGCCATGATGGGCGCGGCCGGCCTGACCGCCGCCACCGAGACGGCCATCCTGTCGGCCAACTACGTGGCCAAGCGCCTCTCGCCGTACTACCCGGTGCTGTACACGGGCGCGCACGACCTGGTGGCGCACGAGTGCATTCTCGATATCCGTCCGCTGCAGAAGGAATCCGGCATCAGCAACGAAGACATCGCCAAGCGCCTGATGGACTTCGGCTTCCACGCACCGACCATGAGCTTCCCGGTGCCGGGCACGCTGATGATCGAGCCGACCGAGAGCGAGCCCAAGGTGGAACTCGACCGCTTCATCGACGCGATGATCGCCATCCGCGGCGAAGTCGACAAGGTGATCTCGGGCGCGTTCGACCGCGAGGACAACCCGCTCAAGCACGCGCCGCACACCGCCCAGGTGGTGATGGCCGACGACTGGTCGCACCAGTACACGCGCGAACAGGCCGCCTACCCGGTGGCCTCGCTGCGCGCGCGCAAGTACTGGCCGCCGGTCGGCCGCGCCGACAACGTCTACGGCGACCGCAACCTGTTCTGCGCCTGCGTGCCGATGAGCGAGTACGCGCAGGACTGA
- a CDS encoding PAAR domain-containing protein has protein sequence MRGIIRVGDATSHGGRVETGAPASTVMGRAVARKGDRCSCPVPGHQDCTIAEGDAAFIVAGQPAAFDRHKTTCGAVLISSAPTSGRT, from the coding sequence ATGCGTGGAATCATTCGAGTAGGCGACGCCACCAGCCACGGCGGCCGCGTGGAAACCGGCGCCCCGGCCAGCACGGTGATGGGCCGCGCCGTGGCCCGCAAAGGCGATCGTTGCTCCTGTCCGGTGCCGGGCCATCAGGACTGCACGATCGCGGAGGGCGATGCGGCGTTCATCGTCGCCGGACAGCCCGCCGCGTTCGACAGGCATAAGACCACATGCGGGGCCGTGCTGATTTCCAGCGCGCCGACTTCGGGCAGGACGTAG
- the gcvH gene encoding glycine cleavage system protein GcvH: MSNTPAELKYTESHEWVRTEADGTLTIGITDLAQEQLGDIVFLELPEAGRKVNKGEAIAVVESVKAASDIYAPVTGEIIGNNADAAGSPESVNEDAYDAWLFKIKPANVDDVSALLSADQYKAAAGA; encoded by the coding sequence ATGAGCAACACGCCCGCAGAGCTGAAGTACACCGAGTCCCACGAGTGGGTCCGCACGGAGGCCGACGGCACGCTGACTATCGGCATCACCGACCTGGCACAGGAGCAGCTCGGCGACATCGTCTTCCTGGAGCTGCCGGAAGCCGGCCGCAAGGTGAACAAGGGCGAGGCGATTGCCGTGGTGGAATCGGTCAAGGCCGCGTCCGACATCTACGCCCCGGTGACCGGCGAGATCATCGGCAACAACGCCGATGCCGCCGGCTCGCCCGAGTCCGTCAATGAAGACGCCTACGATGCGTGGCTCTTCAAGATCAAGCCGGCCAACGTCGACGACGTGAGCGCCCTGCTGTCGGCCGACCAGTACAAGGCCGCCGCCGGCGCCTGA
- the gcvT gene encoding glycine cleavage system aminomethyltransferase GcvT: protein MTLQHTPLNAIHRSLGARMVDFGGWDMPVNYGSQIEEHHAVRRDAGIFDVSHMCVVDLTGARVRDFLRGLLANNVDKLQTPGKALYTCMLNPKGGVIDDLIVYFFREDWFRLVVNAGTAPTDLEWIVAQNAAAGTGVTVTPRRADNNAGPEPLGIVAVQGPNARAKTYAALPGTQAVGEALKPFNAGFATIDGVGEIMVARTGYTGEDGFELVVPAAQIAGVWERLLQAGVRPCGLGARDTLRLEAGMNLYGQDMDEHVSPLDAGLAWTVDLQSERGFNGKAALAANGQRDQFVGLLLRDKGGVLRAHQKVITPAGDGEITSGTFSPSLSQSIALARLPKDVAIGTDVQVEIRDRKLTATVVKLPFVRNGKALVS, encoded by the coding sequence ATGACGCTCCAACACACGCCGCTCAATGCCATCCACCGCTCGCTGGGCGCCCGCATGGTCGACTTTGGCGGCTGGGACATGCCGGTCAACTACGGCTCCCAGATCGAGGAACATCACGCCGTGCGCCGCGATGCCGGCATCTTCGACGTTTCGCACATGTGCGTGGTCGACCTCACCGGTGCGCGGGTACGCGATTTCCTGCGCGGGCTGCTCGCCAACAACGTCGACAAGCTGCAGACCCCGGGCAAGGCGCTCTACACCTGCATGCTCAACCCCAAGGGCGGGGTGATCGACGATCTGATCGTCTATTTCTTCCGTGAAGACTGGTTCCGCCTGGTGGTCAATGCCGGCACCGCGCCGACCGACCTCGAATGGATCGTCGCGCAGAACGCCGCCGCCGGCACCGGCGTGACCGTCACACCGCGCCGCGCCGACAACAACGCGGGCCCGGAGCCGCTCGGCATCGTGGCCGTGCAGGGCCCGAACGCGCGCGCCAAGACCTACGCCGCATTGCCGGGCACGCAGGCGGTGGGCGAGGCGCTCAAGCCGTTCAACGCGGGCTTCGCCACCATCGACGGCGTGGGCGAGATCATGGTCGCGCGCACCGGCTATACGGGTGAAGACGGCTTCGAGCTGGTGGTGCCCGCCGCGCAGATCGCCGGCGTATGGGAGCGCCTGCTGCAGGCCGGCGTGCGCCCCTGCGGCCTGGGCGCGCGCGACACGCTGCGCCTGGAAGCCGGCATGAACCTCTACGGCCAGGACATGGACGAGCACGTCTCGCCGCTGGACGCCGGCCTGGCCTGGACGGTCGACCTGCAGAGCGAGCGCGGCTTCAACGGCAAGGCGGCGCTCGCCGCCAACGGCCAGCGCGACCAGTTCGTCGGCCTGCTGCTGCGCGACAAGGGCGGCGTGCTGCGCGCCCACCAGAAAGTCATCACGCCCGCCGGTGACGGTGAAATCACCAGCGGCACCTTCAGCCCCAGCCTGTCGCAATCGATCGCGCTGGCGCGCCTGCCCAAGGACGTGGCCATCGGCACCGACGTGCAGGTCGAGATCCGCGACCGCAAGCTGACCGCGACTGTGGTTAAACTGCCGTTCGTGCGCAATGGCAAGGCGCTGGTCAGCTGA